In the Theobroma cacao cultivar B97-61/B2 chromosome 1, Criollo_cocoa_genome_V2, whole genome shotgun sequence genome, one interval contains:
- the LOC18612002 gene encoding CCR4-NOT transcription complex subunit 11 isoform X2: protein MGKKMLNFEEQCQIVNMLKSSSEQKSIEETVTEFFNNSKLRHFNVCYSLALLLQDKIMLSSTERLVACAILHRSYSSQKSAANPFISFLVNAACDDGAEKYERAFVLHLLSNSNKEFLKQSASDYINNFDPSSQTFPQQEQLQQQYFEKVHPEPYSCLLKNTAVKNVLADPDLPCGCDANSADLDLLQPGAKPKLGSGDRDEALSGLIANLSLEGLAPHWIRPVPPRFPVDEKELVWLNPDNNHELQWDQGMCADTSRGAAVRDLIAKALKGPLAPNQQEQVLVELANDPKLVYHCGLTPRKLPELVENNPLIAVEVLTKLINSPEISDYFTVLVNMDMSLHSMEVVNRLTTAVELPKEFVRMYITNCISSCENIKLRISLLKFKPSASSFQGLEKQPVCLGF from the exons ATGGGGAAGAAGATGCTGAATTTCGAAGAACAGTGTCAGATAGTGAACATGTTGAAATCGTCGTCCGAACAAAAGTCAATCGAAGAGACAGTCACTGAATTCTTCAACAATTCCAAGCTCCGCCATTTCAATGTCTGCTATTCTCTCGCCCTTTTATTGCAG GATAAAATAATGCTCAGTTCAACTGAACGATTGGTTGCATGTGCTATTCTTCATCGAAGCTATTCGTCTCAAAAGTCTGCTGCAAACCCATTTATATCTTTTCTTGTAAAT GCTGCATGTGATGATGGAGCTGAGAAATATGAGAGGGCATTTGTTCTCCATTTGCTAAGCAACTCCAATAAAGAG TTTCTTAAACAGTCTGCTTCAGATTATATCAACAATTTTGATCCTTCATCTCAA ACTTTCCCACAACAAGAGCAGTTACAGCAACAATATTTTGAGAAAGTCCATCCAGAACCATATTCTTGCTTATTAAAAAATACTGCAGTGAAAAATGTGTTGGCAGATCCTGATTTGCCCTGTGGTTGTGATGCAAATTCAGCAGA CTTGGATTTGCTGCAACCTGGAGCCAAACCTAAACTTGGATCTGGGGACAGAGATGAAGCCCTAAGTGGATTGATAGCGAATTTGTCATTGGAGGGGTTAGCTCCTCATTGGATCAGGCCTGTTCCACCTAGGTTCCCAGTGGATGAGAAGGAG CTTGTGTGGCTCAACCCTGATAACAATCATGAGCTTCAATGGGATCAAGGGATGTGTGCTGATACTAGCAGAGGAGCAGCTGTGAGAGACTTAATCGCAAAAGCTTTGAAGGGACCACTTGCACCTAACCAACAAGAG CAAGTCCTGGTGGAGCTAGCTAATGACCCCAAGCTTGTATATCACTGTGGATTGACTCCAAGGAAGCTACCT GAATTGGTGGAAAACAATCCGCTTATTGCTGTAGAGGTTCTGACCAAGTTGATAAATTCTCCTGAAATTTCTGA CTATTTTACAGTTCTTGTTAACATGGACATGAGTCTACACTCCATGGAAGTTGTGAACAGGCTCACAACTGCGGTTGAACTTCCAAAGGAATTTGTACGTATGTACATAACTAATTGTATATCATCCTGCGAGAACATCAAG TTAAGGATCTCTTTATTGAAGTTCAAGCCTTCTGCATCGAGTTTTCAAGGATTAGAGAAGCAGCCGGTTTGTTTAGGCTTTTGA
- the LOC18612002 gene encoding CCR4-NOT transcription complex subunit 11 isoform X1, with amino-acid sequence MGKKMLNFEEQCQIVNMLKSSSEQKSIEETVTEFFNNSKLRHFNVCYSLALLLQDKIMLSSTERLVACAILHRSYSSQKSAANPFISFLVNAACDDGAEKYERAFVLHLLSNSNKEFLKQSASDYINNFDPSSQTFPQQEQLQQQYFEKVHPEPYSCLLKNTAVKNVLADPDLPCGCDANSADLDLLQPGAKPKLGSGDRDEALSGLIANLSLEGLAPHWIRPVPPRFPVDEKELVWLNPDNNHELQWDQGMCADTSRGAAVRDLIAKALKGPLAPNQQEQVLVELANDPKLVYHCGLTPRKLPELVENNPLIAVEVLTKLINSPEISDYFTVLVNMDMSLHSMEVVNRLTTAVELPKEFVRMYITNCISSCENIKDKYMQNRLVRLVCVFLQSLIRNRIIDVKDLFIEVQAFCIEFSRIREAAGLFRLLKTLE; translated from the exons ATGGGGAAGAAGATGCTGAATTTCGAAGAACAGTGTCAGATAGTGAACATGTTGAAATCGTCGTCCGAACAAAAGTCAATCGAAGAGACAGTCACTGAATTCTTCAACAATTCCAAGCTCCGCCATTTCAATGTCTGCTATTCTCTCGCCCTTTTATTGCAG GATAAAATAATGCTCAGTTCAACTGAACGATTGGTTGCATGTGCTATTCTTCATCGAAGCTATTCGTCTCAAAAGTCTGCTGCAAACCCATTTATATCTTTTCTTGTAAAT GCTGCATGTGATGATGGAGCTGAGAAATATGAGAGGGCATTTGTTCTCCATTTGCTAAGCAACTCCAATAAAGAG TTTCTTAAACAGTCTGCTTCAGATTATATCAACAATTTTGATCCTTCATCTCAA ACTTTCCCACAACAAGAGCAGTTACAGCAACAATATTTTGAGAAAGTCCATCCAGAACCATATTCTTGCTTATTAAAAAATACTGCAGTGAAAAATGTGTTGGCAGATCCTGATTTGCCCTGTGGTTGTGATGCAAATTCAGCAGA CTTGGATTTGCTGCAACCTGGAGCCAAACCTAAACTTGGATCTGGGGACAGAGATGAAGCCCTAAGTGGATTGATAGCGAATTTGTCATTGGAGGGGTTAGCTCCTCATTGGATCAGGCCTGTTCCACCTAGGTTCCCAGTGGATGAGAAGGAG CTTGTGTGGCTCAACCCTGATAACAATCATGAGCTTCAATGGGATCAAGGGATGTGTGCTGATACTAGCAGAGGAGCAGCTGTGAGAGACTTAATCGCAAAAGCTTTGAAGGGACCACTTGCACCTAACCAACAAGAG CAAGTCCTGGTGGAGCTAGCTAATGACCCCAAGCTTGTATATCACTGTGGATTGACTCCAAGGAAGCTACCT GAATTGGTGGAAAACAATCCGCTTATTGCTGTAGAGGTTCTGACCAAGTTGATAAATTCTCCTGAAATTTCTGA CTATTTTACAGTTCTTGTTAACATGGACATGAGTCTACACTCCATGGAAGTTGTGAACAGGCTCACAACTGCGGTTGAACTTCCAAAGGAATTTGTACGTATGTACATAACTAATTGTATATCATCCTGCGAGAACATCAAG GATAAGTACATGCAGAACAGGCTTGTGCGACTTGTATGTGTTTTCTTACAGAGTTTAATCAGAAACAGAATAATTGATG TTAAGGATCTCTTTATTGAAGTTCAAGCCTTCTGCATCGAGTTTTCAAGGATTAGAGAAGCAGCCGGTTTGTTTAGGCTTTTGAAAACCTTAGAATAA
- the LOC18612000 gene encoding probable carboxylesterase 18, with the protein MTNQRTKPSLPWRTRISISLISTLNDAACRPNGTINRRLLRFLDLQAAPNPKPTNSVSSSDTTLDATRNLWFRLFSPSLPSDLLLPVVIFFHGGGFICLSPATHAYDAVCRRFARKLPAFVISVNYRLAPEHIYPSQYDDGFDVLKFLDENRATILPENADLSRCFLAGDSAGANLAHHVAVRACQTGFQTLKVMGVVSIQPFFGGEERTEAEEQLVGSLLVSVPRTDWCWKAFLPNGSDRDHGAANVSGPNAEDISGLDFPEAMVVVGGFDPLKDWQKRYYEWLRKSGKKATFLEYPHMIHAFYLFPELPEASQLILQVKDFMTKCWSELQHD; encoded by the coding sequence ATGACTAATCAACGCACCAAACCATCCCTCCCTTGGAGAACTAGGATCTCCATCTCCCTAATCTCCACCCTCAATGATGCCGCCTGCCGCCCCAATGGCACCATCAACCGCCGCCTCCTCCGCTTCCTCGACCTCCAGGCCGCCCCTAACCCCAAACCCACCAACTCTGTCTCCTCCTCTGACACCACCCTCGATGCTACCCGCAATCTCTGGTTTCGCCTCTTCTCTCCCTCCCTCCCCTCCGATCTCCTCCTTCCCGTCGTCATTTTCTTTCATGGAGGCGGCTTCATCTGCCTCAGTCCCGCCACCCACGCATACGACGCCGTTTGTCGTAGGTTCGCCCGCAAGCTTCCTGCTTTCGTTATCTCCGTCAATTACCGTCTCGCTCCTGAACACATCTACCCTTCTCAATACGACGACGGATTTGACGTTCTAAAGTTCCTAGATGAGAACCGCGCCACTATCTTACCTGAAAACGCTGACCTGTCACGGTGTTTCTTAGCCGGAGACAGTGCAGGTGCCAACCTGGCTCACCACGTGGCTGTCCGGGCTTGCCAGACTGGGTTTCAGACATTGAAGGTGATGGGGGTAGTTTCCATACAGCCATTTTTCGGAGGAGAGGAGAGAACGGAGGCGGAGGAGCAGCTAGTTGGGTCGTTGCTGGTGTCTGTGCCAAGAACAGACTGGTGCTGGAAGGCGTTCTTGCCCAATGGGTCGGACCGAGATCATGGAGCGGCCAATGTGAGCGGACCCAACGCAGAGGATATATCGGGCTTGGATTTTCCGGAAGCGATGGTGGTAGTGGGTGGATTTGACCCATTGAAGGATTGGCAGAAGAGGTACTATGAGTGGTTGAGAAAATCCGGTAAAAAAGCGACGTTTTTGGAGTATCCCCACATGATCCACGCATTTTACCTATTTCCAGAATTGCCCGAGGCTTCTCAGTTAATTCTGCAGGTCAAAGATTTTATGACCAAGTGTTGGTCCGAACTTCAACACGATTGA